The Agromyces mariniharenae sequence GCGGGGTCGAGGTCGGCGAGCGCGGCCCGCTCGCTCGCGTGGAACGCCGCCTCGTCGATCACGTCGCCCGTGTCGAGCGTCGCCGTCTCCATGCCGACCCCGAGCGGATGCCGCGTCGCCACGGCCGCGACGGTCGCGTCGCCCGACACCGCGATGTCGGCGAACCACGACGCGCCCGAGGCCGTGAGCGGGTACGGGATGCCGACGCGACCGTGCCGCGCGCCGCAGACGCCGCACGCGTGCACGAGCTCGACGTCGTCGGCCGGCACGCCCGAGACCTCGGCGATGAGGCCGCGCAGCACCGCGTCGGCCGCCGGCTGGCGGCGGGCGCCGCCGAGCACGAGCACGCGCGCGCCCGCGTCCTCGAGCTCGATGAGCTCGCCGTCGGCCGAGATGTCCATGCCCACCATCCTCGCGCATGACGGGCGGATCGCGGGCCTCATCGGCCGCTCCTCCGGCGCCGGCGCCCACGGTCGGCGGAGTCGTCCATATGCCCGACCCGGCATGCCGACCGGCCTATCGTCGGAAGGTGACCGAGATCGAGGCCGTCGCCGTCCCTCACTCCCCTGTGCGCCAGGGTCCGCTCTACCGGATCGTCCGCGGCATCCTCCGCCCCCTCGTCCGGCTCGTCTACCGGCCGACGATCACCGGCGCCGAGCTCGTGCCGAAGCACGGGCCGATCATCCTCGCGAGCAACCACCTCTCGTTCGTCGACAGCATCGTGATCCCGCTCGCGTCGCCGCGCCCGGTGCAGTTCCTCGCCAAGTCGCACTACTTCACCGGAACCGGTTTCTCGGGCTGGGTCTCGCGCACGTTCTTCTCGGCCATCGGCGCGGTCCCGGTCGAACGCGGCGCCGGCGCGCAGGCGCAGGAGGCGCTCGAGCAGGGCCGGCGGATCCTCGAGTCGGGCGCGGCGTTCGCGCTCTACCCCGAGGGCACGCGCTCGCTCGACGGACGCCTCTACCGCGGCCGCACCGGCGTCGCGTGGCTCGCGCTCGAGACGGGCGCCACGGTCGTGCCCGTCGGGCTCACCGGCACGCAGGAGATCCAGCCGGTCGGCGCCAGGCTCCCGCGGATCCGGCCCGTCACCGTGCGCTTCGGCGCTCCCCTCGACCTCAGGGGGCACGGTCCGGCGTCGTCGGGTCGCGCCCGGCGGGCCGCGACCGACGACATCATGGCGGCGATCCACGAGCTCACGGGGCAGGAGCTCGCCGGGCGCTACAACGAGGTCCCGCCGTCGGGCGCCCTCGCCAAGCTCGCCGACCGCGTCGCGCCGCGCGAGCGCGTCTGACGGGATTCCCAGCGGAGACCGGGCGCGGCCCGGTATCGTCGGCACGATGAGCCTCGCCGACGTCGCAGCCCGCCTCGCCGCGGCCGCCCTCGTCGTCGTCGCCTTCGCCGCCTGCACGGGCCCCGCCGACGGCGGCGCGCCCACCGCCGAGCTGTCCACCCGGGCGACCCTTCCCGAGCCGCCGGCGACCGAGTTCGACCCCGGCTTCATCGTGAGCGACGACTCGTTCTACGACAGCGCCGCCATGACCGAGGACGAGATCCAGGCCTTCCTCGAGAAGGTCCCGTGCCGCCCCGACGCGGGCGTCAGGTGCCTCGCCGACTACACCCAGTCGACGACGACCCAGCCGGCGGTCGGCGGCTCGCACTGCGCGGAGTACCGCGGCGGCATCCGCGAGCGCGCGAGCCGCATCATCGCGAAGGCCGCGGAGGCCTGCGGCATCAGCCCGCGCACCCTGCTCGTGCTGCTGCAGAAGGAGCAGTCGCTGCTCACGCGCCCGAGCGCCTACGGCTACGAGCGCTCGACGGGCTACGGATGCCCCGACACGGCCGACTGCGAGCAGCAGTACTTCGGCTTCTTCAACCAGGTGTACAACGCGGCCTGGCAGTTCCGCCAGTACACCGAGGAGCCCGACCGGCAGTACCGGGTCGGCACGGTGAACGTCGGCTACCACCCCGACGCCGCGTGCGGCGCGTCGCCCGTCGACATCCGCAACCAGGCCACCGCGAACCTCTACAACTACACGCCGTACCAGCCGAGCGACGCGACGCTCGCAGACCCCGACCAGGGCGACGCGTGCTCGGCGTTCGGCAACCTCAACTTCTGGCGCATCTGGCACCGCTGGTTCGGCGACCCCGAGTCCGAGCGGCTCCCCGCGTTCTTCCCGCCGTGCTCGCGCCTCGTCGGCGGCCACCCGTGCCCGCCCGCGGAGCCGCAGCTGCCGTCGCCGCCGCTGAGCTGAACGCGGCGCGGGCGGATCAGCTCGCGACGACCACCGTGGGCTCGTGGCGCACCGGGAAGGCGACGGATGCCGCGATGAAGCACTTCTCGCTCGCCTCCCCGTGGATGCGCTGCGCCGTCGCGACCATGGACTCGTCGGCGACCACGACCCGCGGTCGCAGCACGACCTCGCTGAACGCGCCGCCGCCGCGTCCGTCCTCGAGCATGGTGCCAGTCGCGGCATCCGTGTAGCCGCGCACCACCACGCCGTGGCGGGTCGCGACGTGCAGGTAGGAGAGCATGTGGCACTGACTCAGCGCGGCGATCAGCAGCTCCTCGGGATTCCAGCGCTCGCGATCGCCGTGGAAGACGCGATCGCTCGAGCCCGCGAGGTCGTGGAGCTTGCCCTCCGCGCGCACCACGTGCTGCCGCCCGTAGGCGCGGTAGCTCGACGTGCCCTCGCCGCGATCGCCCTGCCACTCGACCTCGACCGCGTAGTGGTGCTCGCCGAACATCGGGGCCTCCCGTCGTTGCGAGCCCATCGGGAGCGGGTCCGCGACTCCGATTCTGCACCCTCGGGGCCTCGGGGGGCCACGCGCGACGGCGATAGGGTGGGAGGCACCATGACTGACACCAACATCCCCGCAGAGACCGCGACCGCGCCGGTGTACTCCGTGCCGCAGGAGCGTCGGATCGTGACCGCCATCCCCGGCCCCAAGTCCGAGGAGCTGCACGCCCGACGCACGAAGGTCGTCTCCGCCGGCGTGTCGTCGGCGCTGCCGGTGTACATCGAGCGCGCCAACGGCGCCATCCTCGTCGACGTCGACGGCAACCGGTTCATCGACTTCGGGGCCGGCATCGGCGTGACCACCGTCGGCCACACCGAGGAGCGCGTCGTGGCCGCGGCCGCGAGCCAGCTGCAGGACGTCATCCACACGCTCTTCACCATCACGCCCTACGAGGAGTACGTGCGCGTCGCCGAGCTCCTCGCGAAGCACACGCCCGGCGGCTGGGAGAAGCGCAGCGTGCTCGTGAACTCGGGCGCCGAGGCGGTGGAGAACGGCGTGAAGATCGCCCGCAAGCACACGGGTCGCCGCGCCGTCGCGGTGCTCGACCACGCCTACCACGGCCGCACCAACCTCACGATGGCCATGAACTACAAGGCGAGCCCGTACGCGACGGGGTTCGGCCCCTTCGCGGGCGACGTGTACCACGCGCCCAGCTCCTACCCCTACCGCGACGGGCTCTCGGGCCAGGATGCCGCGGCGCGCACGATCGCATACCTCGAGAAGGTCGTTGGCGCCAGCGACCTCGCCTGCCTCGTGGTCGAGCCCATCCAGGGCGAGGGCGGCTTCATGGTGCCCGCCCAGGGGTACCTGCCGATCCTGCAGCAGTGGTGCACCGAGCACGGCGTCGTCATGATCGCCGACGAGATCCAGAGCGGCATGGCGCGCACCGGCCGCTACTACGCGAGCGAGCACTTCGAGTGGAAGCCCGACCTCGTGCTCTCGGCCAAGGGCATCGCTGGCGGACTCCCGCTCGCCGCGGTGACCGGCCGCGCAGAGATCATGGACGCGTCGCAGCCCGGCGGCCTCGGCGGCACGTTCGGCGGCAACCCCGTCGCGTGCGCCGCTGCGATCGCGGTGTTCGAGTCGATCGAGGAGAACCACCTGCTCGCCGAGGCCGAGCGCATCGAGCAGACGCTGCGCACCGGCCTCGAGCGCCTCAAGCAGCGCTACGACATCATCGGCGACATCCGCGGCCGCGGCGCCATGATCGCGATCGAGCTCGTGCAGCCCGGCACCGCCGACACGACCAAGGTGCCGAACGCCGAGGCCGTCTCGCGCCTCGTCGCGTTCGCGGCGCAGCACGGCGTGCTGTTCCTCAGCGCGGGCACCTGGGGCAACGTGCTCCGGTTCCTGCCGAGCCTCGCGGTCACCGACGCCCTGCTCGAAGACGGACTCCGCGTGCTCGACGACGGCTTCGCGTCGCTCGGGTGACCCGGTGACCGGCACCTTCTCCGTCGACGACGCCCTCGAACTCGCCGTGGTCGAGCGAAGCGGTTTCATCGAGTCCCGTCACGCCGGCTCCGCCGTCGTGCTCTCCCCCGAGGGCGAGGTGCTGCGCGACCTCGGTGACACGCGCACGCCGATCTTCCCCCGGTCCAGCCTGAAGCCGTTCCAGGCGGTCGCCGTCATGACGTCGGGCGTCACGCTGCGCGGCGAGGACGCGGCGATCGCGACGGCGAGCCACTCCGGCACCGCCGCGCACGTCGCGCTCGTGCGGGGGCTCCTCGCCCGCGCGTCCCTGCCCGTGTCGGCGCTCGGCTGCCCGCCGGCGACGCCGACCGACCACGCGGCGCGCGACGGGCTCATCCGCAGCGGCGGTCCCCGCGAGCGGGTCTACATGAACTGCTCGGGCAAGCACGCCGCCATGCTCCTCGCGTGCGCCGCGAACGAGTGGCCGCTCGACGGCTACCTCGACCCCGAGCACCCGCTGCAGAAGCGGATCCTCGACGTGCTCGAGCGGTTCACCGGCGAACGGCCGGCCGCGACGGGTGTCGACGGCTGCGGCGCGCCGGTGCACGCGATCAGCCTGCACGCGCTCGCACGCGGCATCCAGAAGATCACGACCGCCTCGCCGTCGTCGCCGTTCGCGCTCTACCGCGAGGCGGCGGCGCTCACCGAGGCGTCGCGCGAGCACGCGTGGGCGGTGGGCGGCCCCGGCCAGCCCGACACCGTCGCGATGGAGCGCCTCGGCGTGTTCGCGAAGATCGGGGCGGAGGGCGTCATGGTCATGACCGCGCCCGACGGCACGACGACCGCCCTGAAAGTGCTCGACGGCTCGTCGCGCGCGTCGACGATCATCGCGCTCCGACTGCTCGCCGCCGCGGGGGCCGTCGACGACGATGCGGTCGACGCCGTGCAGACCGAGCTCGACCTCTGGGTCATGGGCGGCGAGCGACGGGTCGGGCGCATCCGCGCGACGGTCTGACGCTTCCGGGCTCGATGCAGGCGAGCGGATGCCGCGGCGGGATCGCTCCGCCGCGGCATCCGTCGTCTCAGAGCT is a genomic window containing:
- a CDS encoding lysophospholipid acyltransferase family protein — protein: MPDPACRPAYRRKVTEIEAVAVPHSPVRQGPLYRIVRGILRPLVRLVYRPTITGAELVPKHGPIILASNHLSFVDSIVIPLASPRPVQFLAKSHYFTGTGFSGWVSRTFFSAIGAVPVERGAGAQAQEALEQGRRILESGAAFALYPEGTRSLDGRLYRGRTGVAWLALETGATVVPVGLTGTQEIQPVGARLPRIRPVTVRFGAPLDLRGHGPASSGRARRAATDDIMAAIHELTGQELAGRYNEVPPSGALAKLADRVAPRERV
- the gabT gene encoding 4-aminobutyrate--2-oxoglutarate transaminase, whose product is MTDTNIPAETATAPVYSVPQERRIVTAIPGPKSEELHARRTKVVSAGVSSALPVYIERANGAILVDVDGNRFIDFGAGIGVTTVGHTEERVVAAAASQLQDVIHTLFTITPYEEYVRVAELLAKHTPGGWEKRSVLVNSGAEAVENGVKIARKHTGRRAVAVLDHAYHGRTNLTMAMNYKASPYATGFGPFAGDVYHAPSSYPYRDGLSGQDAAARTIAYLEKVVGASDLACLVVEPIQGEGGFMVPAQGYLPILQQWCTEHGVVMIADEIQSGMARTGRYYASEHFEWKPDLVLSAKGIAGGLPLAAVTGRAEIMDASQPGGLGGTFGGNPVACAAAIAVFESIEENHLLAEAERIEQTLRTGLERLKQRYDIIGDIRGRGAMIAIELVQPGTADTTKVPNAEAVSRLVAFAAQHGVLFLSAGTWGNVLRFLPSLAVTDALLEDGLRVLDDGFASLG
- a CDS encoding OsmC family protein; the protein is MFGEHHYAVEVEWQGDRGEGTSSYRAYGRQHVVRAEGKLHDLAGSSDRVFHGDRERWNPEELLIAALSQCHMLSYLHVATRHGVVVRGYTDAATGTMLEDGRGGGAFSEVVLRPRVVVADESMVATAQRIHGEASEKCFIAASVAFPVRHEPTVVVAS
- a CDS encoding asparaginase, yielding MTGTFSVDDALELAVVERSGFIESRHAGSAVVLSPEGEVLRDLGDTRTPIFPRSSLKPFQAVAVMTSGVTLRGEDAAIATASHSGTAAHVALVRGLLARASLPVSALGCPPATPTDHAARDGLIRSGGPRERVYMNCSGKHAAMLLACAANEWPLDGYLDPEHPLQKRILDVLERFTGERPAATGVDGCGAPVHAISLHALARGIQKITTASPSSPFALYREAAALTEASREHAWAVGGPGQPDTVAMERLGVFAKIGAEGVMVMTAPDGTTTALKVLDGSSRASTIIALRLLAAAGAVDDDAVDAVQTELDLWVMGGERRVGRIRATV
- a CDS encoding 4'-phosphopantetheinyl transferase family protein, with translation MDISADGELIELEDAGARVLVLGGARRQPAADAVLRGLIAEVSGVPADDVELVHACGVCGARHGRVGIPYPLTASGASWFADIAVSGDATVAAVATRHPLGVGMETATLDTGDVIDEAAFHASERAALADLDPARRALVRATLWARKTALLRAVGHTDFIEPSRLELSIPGDDGGTGRILRSVPEFGSVWRQVRFHDVPVPGNRAASVAVIG